The sequence below is a genomic window from Dyadobacter chenwenxiniae.
GATCCGAGAGATGTTCAAAATAAAAAGCCAGCCCACACTTTATAAGATTTTAAAATATGCAGGAGTAGATGTCAAAGGGTTTTTGCGAAAACGAAGATGACAAGATATCGTCGTAAAGTCGCGGCTACAAATATTTGGCACCTTAAAATTTTCCTCCAATCAGTCGATTATTCAGTACAGCGTGCTTGCCTTTTATTTCTGGCAGATGCCTCGGCCTTGCTCTTGTCCCCGAGGTGTCTGTTAGCGCGTGCACGAAAGAAATAAGGTCCTTCTTTTCTGTGCTGCTCAGGTTTAAAGAGTCCGGAAGAATTGACAAAAAGAGGCCGCGAAATCTAAATTTATTACCTGCTCCATGATTATAGAAGTCCACCACTTGATCCAGTGTCTGATAAATTCCATTGTGCATGTAAGGCGCTGTGAGAGCTGCATTTCTAACCGTCGGGACTTTAAATGAGGATTTGAATAAAGGATTTCGTGTGGAATGTTGCAAGCCAATATCCGCATCGATCTCGTATGTAGTCATCGTGTCTTTCACTGGCACGCCTAAACTGCGGTGATCAGAAATGGAAAAGTGCGGTGGCAGGGTGCCATTAAATAAAGGTGCGTAATGACAGCTTCCGCAACGGCCTTTGCCCATGAATACGTTGAAACCGTTAATTTCCTGGATACTCATTGCCGTCTTCTCGCCTCTCATGTATTTGTCGAACCGGGAGTTAAGACCAATTAATGTCCTTTCGTACGATGCAATGGCGCTTTTGATATGCTTCCTGGCAATTCCATGTTTAATTGTTTCAGGGAATGCGTTGTTGAAAAGCTTAATGTATTCGTCGCTAGCTGTAATACGCTCAGTGACGATCTCGAAGGATGTTCCGTGCATTTCATTCGGATTCATAATGACAGAATCTGCCTGATCTTCGAGAGAACTAACGCGTGAATCCCAAAATTGAAATGGCTGAAAAACTGAATTGATAATAGTTGGCGCATTCCGGGGTAGTTGATCAAGTGTGAAACTCATACTTTTTCCTAAACCATCGGTAAATGCCATTTCGGGTTTGTGGCACGATGCGCAGGAGCGTTCGTTATTATCAGAAAGAATCGGGTCGAAAAACAGGACTTTCCCTAAATCCGCTCGTTCCTTAAATAGCGTAACGCTGCTGTCGGGCATAAAGAAAGTCAGATTAAAAATATCGGCTTCAAACAACCCGTTAACTTCCGGGTTGAATGCTACAAAACGGTTTTCAGCAGGGATATTTAGGGCTTTTCTAACTCTTTCCAGGTATTTGGATAGCGGATTGAGATAGCTGGTAAGCAACTTCATTCTATCAAATGTATCAAAATCAGTGTTGACAAGGAGATATTTCTCAGTGTCATCTAGCAAACCTTCAACCTCGATTTTGAGTTTTTCAGAAGAACGGGGAAGCTGCGCCAGATACACTCTCATGACCTTATTCCAAACTTCTATTTCAGCATGAATGCATGGCAAATTGACTGGGTTTAGTTGAAAATCGCCATTGCCCAGCCCTACGGAGCTGATATTAAACATTTGCAGCTTCATGGCTTCCATAATCTGCGCATCTGTTATTTGCGAAATGGTTTTCTCGAATTGCGTTTCCACCAACGTCGCATGGAAGTTATTTGCAGCACGCGCAATAAACATTTTCTCAAAATCCCGACTCCCTTTACTGGATTTGGTAACAATCGAGTCCGCATCAATGCCAAATGGCCCGGCTATCAGGAAGTTGTCCGGTAATGATGGTCCGACCGGCTGCTTTATCGCCTGGATCGGCTGCCATATAGTCGTGTATGCTTTTTCGGGATAAAAATAAAGGAAGAAAAGCTCAACACGCTTGAACTGGCGAGCCAGATCGGTGTACACACGAATCCTTGCAGCATAGTTGCTATCCATAAAGTAGGTTGGATACCCAACGAGCATGGAGTCCAGCCGCTGCATTTCATTTAGATAAATTTCCCCTACCTGTTGAGCGGCGCTTGTTTTAATCCCGCTGTTATTGCGGAAGATAGCGGCGCAAAACAAAATAACAGCGGCTAGGCATAGCGCCGTGAAATACTTTTTTTTCATCCTGGAAAAAAATGAAACTTGTCCTAACGAGACCTAGTGGGGTAGCTATCGAATTTACCTCAAAAACCAAGCAGAGCCAAATCATTTGAGTTATCGGTAATACAGCAAGGAATGTGCCATTAAAATCAAACCCTACTTCAACGCAGATTCCCGTGTATGGCAAGAAATTCACAACAGGTCCAACTTGTTCTTGTATGTTATGGCATTTTACAAACGGACGTTCTTGAAATGCCATAAGCCAAATTTTACCGAAGTTGCGACTGTTGTTGCATTAAAACTTTGTGTATGGCGCCTTGAACGGGTCGCAATGACTTTACCAATATTTTGTGTTAGGTGGAGAAACAAGGAGATAAAATGCTTAACTTGATTTCACATCGCAAGAACAAAAAGGAGCCTATGTGGAGTGATAAAGCATGGTATGGTTTGATCGTAATTGTCTATTGCTGTCTGGGACTGACACATCTATGGCCATATCTTAGCCAGGCTTGGATAGCCTATTGGGAAAAGAAGTCAATGCGGGAGGTGCCCAGACCGACTACAAACAAGCGTCTTACAGGTTCGCTAGCTTTTTTGAGTGGTGTAATCTGGACCTTGGTATATTTTAGGCATTAGATTGTGCATATGCTCAGAACGACGCGGTCATTAATCAGCGGAAGGGTTACACTGCAAACTGGTTAAAATTAGAAACTCTATACTGTCTAATGATTACTGTCTAGCAAATGCATCAATTTCTGGCTTATTACGTTTGCGGAAGGTAACAAGGCTTGATACTCAGCAGGCAATGAACTGGTTGTTTGGTATGTTGCAGCACCGATTGGTAATGTGGCAGTCCGAAGAGAATACTCAACTATTGTTCGGTTTTTACTTTTACAAATTATGATCCCTATTGCCGGATTTTCATGAGGTAAACGCACCTTGTCATTGAGTACGGAAAGGTAAAACTCCATTTTTCCCTTGTGCTCTGGTTCAAATTCGCCTATTTCCAAGTCGATGGCAATTAAACTCTGTAGCTTTCTATGGTATAAGAGCAGATCAATTTTATATTCCCTTTTGTCAACTAATACTTTATATTGATTTCCAACAAAGGTGAAGTCTGATCCCATTTCCAGCAGGAACTCGCGAATATTCTTGATTAGGGATTCTTCGAGGTCACTCTCTGAATGTTTGTCTGCAAGGTTTAAGAAATCAAATGTGTAATTATCCTTTACAGCTAAATAAGCCTGTTTTTTTAGGTTTTCAGGCAATACGTCCTCGAAATTTGTTTGGTTAAGGAGATATTTTTCGTAGGTATTGTTCTCTATCTGGTTGGTTAATACATCTTTGGTCCAACTGATTTCTCGTACCAATGGTACGAGATTTTCATGAACTGAATATTCAGAGTAAAACTGACTAATAAGCCACAAATTAGCGACTGAAAACCCACTCATTGCTGGAAATTCACGTTGCAATTCGCTCGATAAGGATGAAACAATAGATTTACTCCAACCGCTTGCTTGCTTCTCGGAAATTGCCTTACTTAACTCCCAATACAGGTTTAGTAAATGTGCATTAACGGCTTTGAGTGCCTCATACTGCGCAGCTCTCACCTTCTCTTTAATGTCCGAAATAAATTGAATTTGGCTATTATCTAAACTCATATTTTGATATTATACGCTGTGCTTACCACAATCTGATCCAGGCTCATGATAAAATCAAAGGTAGCCAGACAAAGGAAAAGATACACCAACGACAAATAAGAGCGCGAGCTTTATTTAATTGTTTCCTAGGATTCCAAGCATGTTCAAGGCCGAACTCTAACTGTCCGATTCCGGCCATTTTTATCAATTAGAATCTGTGCTGTTTGCTGAATTTAAGCTGCTAAGGCACATTGTTGACACTGGTACATAGTTTGTTATACAGAAATAGATCATATAGTCGGACATTAAATAAGGTAAGATAATGAGACGAAGCGATTTGGGAGAGTTTGAAGAAATTGTATTGTTGGCCGTCGCCGCCTTGTCGACTAATGCGTATACTTTGACCATAGCCGAAGACCTTGAACGTGAAACTGGCAATGTGGTGACTACTGGCGCCGTCCATGCAGCAATGCAGCGCCTTGAACAGAAGGGTTACCTCCGCTCGGCCTGGGGGGAGGCGACTGCGGAAAGGGGAGGGCGTAGAAAGCGCATGTATTCGGTGACAGCTTTGGGCGGGCGAATTCTTGAAGAGTCGCGCGCTGTGCGTAACCGGTTTTGGGAGCGTATCCTGCCGGCCGTACGCATGGAATGGAACTGATCGCTTAAAATATCTCCGATGAAATCAAAACCCAGGTCCGCAGATCAGAAATCTGACCAGCCGCCACGTTGGCTGACCCTATGTCTTGAATGGCTGGTTGCGCCCCACTTGCATGAACAAGTGCTCGGCGATCTGCATGAACGATATGCCCGAAGGATTCAGCTTCATGGCAAACTCAATGCGCAAAGGCGATACTTCATAGAAGCAATGTCCTACATGCGGCCCATATTTATCAGGCGACAAACAAACGAATATCATTCACCCTTTTTTCTGAGTACTGCCATGATCAAGAACTATTACAAAATTGCATTCCGCAATCTTTTCAAAAACAAAGTTATTTCAGCCATCAACATCTGTGGGCTTGCTTTGGGGATTCTTTGCTGCCTTTTTATCTTTTTGTGGGTGCAGGATGAAAACGCGGTTGATCATTTCCTTGCCGACGAAGAAACCCTGTATGCAATGTATGAGACCACCACGACAAACGGGAAAGTAGCCGGTTCATATGCTGCTGGATTTGTTCTAGCGCCTGGTTCGAGTCGCATTTCTTTTGCATTGGAACAAATTGATAAAGTCATTCCTGAAATTAAGTATCAAGCCTACTATGCCACTGGCTATGAGTTGCCGTGGGGCCACCCTGAAACATTTCAAGTGGGCGATAAGAAGATCAAGCTGGAAGGGTCTCGGGCAGGAGAAGATTTCTTTAAAATTTTTAGTTATAAATTGATTGAGGGGACCCCGGAAACGGCATTGAAAGACATTGGAGGCGTAGCAATTTCAAGGCATATGGCCGAAATGTTCTTTGGCAGTCCCGGCAAAGCAATGGGACAAATTATGCGCCACGAGAACCGGGCAGACTTTAAGGTTACTGCGGTTTTCGAGAACCTTCCCAGGCAGAGTTCCCTGAAATTCGATTATCTGTTTAATTGGGAAGCGCAAAAAACGAAACTCGAATTTGCATCCAACGAGATCCGTTCGTACTTAAAACTCACGCAGGATTCGGATCCTGTCAAAGTGGAAGCTAAAATCAATCAGTACCTGGCCACGCGGCTGGAAAAGAAAAAGGGAATCCAGCAAAGGGCAGGTTTGATCCCGTTTTATGACCAATATCTTCATAGCACATTTGAAAACGGGAAACCCGAAGGCGGGCGCATTGAATATGTCCGGATTTTCACAGGTGTAGGCCTTTTTATTCTGGCCATTGCCTGCATCAACTTTATGAACCTGTCGACAGCGCGGTCTGTCAAACGTGCCAAAGAAGTCGGCTTACGAAAAGTTGTAGGCTCGTCCAAGATAAGTTTGGCATCACAATTTTTGGGAGAGTCACTCTTGTTTACTTTTCTGGCAATGTTGGTTGCAGTGGCGGTTGTTCTACTCCTTTTGCCTTCTTTTAACACACTAACCGGAAAGGATATCCAGGTCCCTATCGCAAAACCTTCTTTCTGGATCTTTCTCCTAGCTTTATTAGTCGTCACCGGACTGGTTGCGGGAAGCTATCCGGCCTTGTATCTTTCTTCCCTTGAACCTGTGCGTATATTAAAAGGTGTAGTGCGTTTCACCCGGGGTAGTTTGTGGTTCAGGCAGGGACTTACTGTTTTCCAATTTACAATGTCAATTGTCCTACTTATTGCCACCATCGTTATCTCGGGTCAAACCCGCTTTGTGCAAAATAAGCATCTCGGATATGACCGTGATAATCTGGTTTACATTCGCATTGAAGGAAAACTTGCAGCCCGAAGCAATTACTTACTTTTCAAAGAGCGGGTCTCAAAACTTGCCAGCGTGGCAATGGTCGACAGAAGCACTGAGGCTCCGCATGACATGGGTTTTTCAGTTGCCGATGCAGTTAATTGGGAAGGGAAGGAAAAGAATGACGCAGTGTATTTTAGTCCAGCTTCGGTTGGGATGGATTTTGTAAAACTGATGAACCTGAAAGTTGTTCAAGGCCGGGGATTCTCCAAAGAAATGGCAACCGATTCGACAGATGCGTTTCTGATCAACGAAGAAGCGCTGCGGCAAATGGGAATGAAAGACCCGATTGGAAAATGGATTTCGGCCTGGGCCAAAAAAGGGCATATCATCGGTGTATTGAAAGATTATCACGTGCAATCCATGCATGAGAAGATCAAGCCGGTCGTCATTGATGTAAAAGAAAACGAGTACTTCGGCGTCATTCTCATCCGTACCAAACCTGGCAAAACCACCCAGGCGCTTGCTGGTATCGGCAATATATATAAAGAAGCAAATCCTGATTTTCCTTTCAATTACCAATTTCTGGATCAGGAGTTCAATAAACTCTACCGCAGTGAGCAGGTAATCGCCAAACTTTCAAACCTGCTGGCACCACTCGCTATAATGATTTCTAGTCTGGGTTTGTTGGGGCTTGCCTTGTTTTCAGCCGAGCAGCGCATCAAAGAAATTGGAATTCGCAAAGTACTCGGAGCTTCCATTGCAGGTGTGGTGTCATTGCTTTCAAAGGATTTTTTGAAATTAGTGCTCATTGCTATTTGCATCGCGACTCCGGTAGGATGGTACCTGATGAATAAGTGGCTTCAAGGCTTCGCTTACAAAATCGAGATGGAATGGTGGGTTTTTGCCGCCGCCGCAACCCTTGTGATGACGATCGCCATTTTAACTGTTTCATTTCAGAGTTTCAAGGCAGCGTTGATGAATCCGGTTAAAAGTCTTCGGAGCGAGTAGTTGCTGTGAATGTATAACCAGACATTGACCGCTCGAAATCATACGTTGTATCTAGAAAGTGGCCACAGCATATTAGCTTCTGTCTAACATGCAATTCAATCCTATTGCTGCGTTGGCGAATCGCTTGACTCAAACGGCGAGTAAACAAACTTGATCTGCTGGACAAGTAAAACATTGGCAATCGTCAAAATCTGAAATGTTATGAGCTGTTTTATAGAATTTAAGAATTATGCCACCGATCCTGAATAGCTCAAGTATTTTATTGCTGAAACCACACCAGTGTAGTAGCCGGTTCTTAAACTAGCTTCAACCAAATAACAATTACTCTTTTGTGAGATAAAACAAGGGTTGAATAGTTCATATACAATGAATAATTCGAAGCGTGTTGTAAAACCGTCCGCCGCGGCGAAGCGCTGTTCATTTTCGAACACTGACAAAGTCATAAATCGCGATCAGCACGCTATACAGGCTACTTTTGGCCACTGGCACTTTGTTTATAAAAAGAAGGATTGCCAACAAAGCCAACCTTAGATAACCTGATATGATTCGGAATTACGTTAAAATCGCCTTGCGTAGCATGTGGAAAAGCAGGACTTTTTCACTCGTGAATCTTACTGGCCTGGTTACAGGCATAACAGCCTGCCTGTTAATCCTCCAATATGTGAATTTTGAACTTAGTTTTGACAAGTTCCATCAGGATGGACCACGCATTTATCGGATTGCAAACGATCGTTTTCAGCAGGGAAAGCTTGTACAGCATGGAACAATCACTTATCCGGCGGTTGGTCCGGCAATGGTTGCTGATTTCAATGAAGTGGAGAGCGTGACAACGATGGGCTATGTAGGCACTTTCAACCTTCAAAAGGATAAACAGATTTTTCAGGAAAAAGCAATTTTTGCGGACGCGCAATTCCTATCAATGTTCACCTTTCCATTGCTTGCCGGCGACGCCCGAACTGCGCTTAGGGCTCCACGTTCCATTGTGATTTCAGAAAGCAGTGCAAAAAAGATTTTTAGGGTTAGTTCAGCAGATTATGCAAGTCTGATCGGCAAAACTTTGAAAGTCGATACGGATAACGAGCCTTATGAGATTACCGCCGTAATGAAAGATTTTCCAGCAGCTTCGCACCTTGAATTTGGCGCTCTGATGTCTTATGAAACTTTGTCCAAAACTTGGGGCGAATGGGTGAAAAATAGCTGGCAAAATTCGGATATGTGGCATTATGTCAAACTCCGACCAGGTGCTGATGTAGCTGCGTTGGAAAGAAAGCTTCCCGCTTTCAGCCAGCGGCATTTTCAAGGCGATAAGATTTCAGGAAGTGTTGAAAAATTCAGCTTGCAACCACTGCACCGAGCACATCTCTTCTCGGATTACGAGTATGAAATTGGCAAGGTCAATAGTGGAAAGGCCGTCTGGACGCTGCTTATAATCGCTGCTTTTATTTTGGTTATCGCCTGGATCAACTACATCAATCTTTCCACAGCCCGATCGCTGGAACGTGCGCGCGAAGTGGGTGTCCGCAAAGTGGCAGGCGCAACCTCCGGGCAACTCATCTGGCAGTTTATGTCCGAATCCATCATCCTTAACCTTACTGCGGCGGTGCTATCCCTGGTGCTGACCATGTTCTTGCAGCCCACATTGAATGAACTTGTTAGCAGGCCTTTGTCATTGTCTTTACTGCTTGGACAAGGTTTTAACGGTTATTATTTACCCGCTATCTTGACTGGCGTCTTCATGACTGGCATTTTCCTTTCGGGCTTCTATCCTGCCTTTGCATTATCAGGCTTTAAGGCAATCCAGGTTTTGAAAGGAACATTCAAAAGATCCTCACAGGGCATTTGGGTACGCAAGTCGCTGGTGGTTTTTCAATACACCGCATCCATTATCCTGATTATTGGGACATTCATTATTTTCCAGCAACTTAAATTTATGCGTGAGCAGAAACTGGGCTTTAATATGGATCAAGTATTGGTTATCCGCGGACCGGAACTTACCCTTTGGGATTCAACCGCGATTGATCGCCTAAACGCGTTTAAAACCGAATTGGAACGCATTCCTGCTGTGCAGCAGGCGAGCGCATCGGGAAATATCTTTGGTAACCGCCTGGGCCGCAGCTTCAATATCAAACGGGTGGGTTCTAATGATGAAAAAGGTGTAACACTCAGTTCAATGGCCGTTGACCTTGATTTTTTTGATACTTATAAAATAACAAAACTGGCAGGCCGCAATTTCCTGGCAACGGATTCGAATGTGGATGGCGGCAAAGTGAAAAACACTATCTTAAATCTAGCTGCCGTAAAGTTGCTTGGTTTCAACAGTGCAGAAGAAGCAATTAACCAAAAATATGTTGTTAATGGCAGGGAATGGGAGATCGTGGGCGTTGTCAGCGACTTCCATCAGCAATCGCTCAAACATGCCATCGAGCCGATCGTTTTTGCTCCTTTTTACTCAATGGCTGGATTTTTCTCCATGAAAATGAATGCGCCTGAGGCAGAAGCGACAATCAAACAGGTCAAACAAAAATACGACGCCTTCTTCCCTGGAAATAATTTCAATTACTTTTTCATGGATCAAAAGTTCAACGAGCAATATAAAGACGACCGCATTTTCGGCCAGATTTCGACATTCTTTTCAATGCTGGCTGTGATGATCGCTTCGTTGGGGATATTTGGTTTGTCGTCGTACACCATTGCCCAGCGCACCAAGGAAATCGGCGTTCGTAAGGTGCTGGGGGCAACGGTTGGCAGCATTGTAGCAATGTTGTCACAGGATTTTATCAAACTGGTGCTGATCGCAATTGTCATCGGTTCGCCCATTGCCTGGTATGCA
It includes:
- a CDS encoding PDDEXK nuclease domain-containing protein → MSLDNSQIQFISDIKEKVRAAQYEALKAVNAHLLNLYWELSKAISEKQASGWSKSIVSSLSSELQREFPAMSGFSVANLWLISQFYSEYSVHENLVPLVREISWTKDVLTNQIENNTYEKYLLNQTNFEDVLPENLKKQAYLAVKDNYTFDFLNLADKHSESDLEESLIKNIREFLLEMGSDFTFVGNQYKVLVDKREYKIDLLLYHRKLQSLIAIDLEIGEFEPEHKGKMEFYLSVLNDKVRLPHENPAIGIIICKSKNRTIVEYSLRTATLPIGAATYQTTSSLPAEYQALLPSANVISQKLMHLLDSNH
- a CDS encoding cytochrome-c peroxidase — its product is MKKKYFTALCLAAVILFCAAIFRNNSGIKTSAAQQVGEIYLNEMQRLDSMLVGYPTYFMDSNYAARIRVYTDLARQFKRVELFFLYFYPEKAYTTIWQPIQAIKQPVGPSLPDNFLIAGPFGIDADSIVTKSSKGSRDFEKMFIARAANNFHATLVETQFEKTISQITDAQIMEAMKLQMFNISSVGLGNGDFQLNPVNLPCIHAEIEVWNKVMRVYLAQLPRSSEKLKIEVEGLLDDTEKYLLVNTDFDTFDRMKLLTSYLNPLSKYLERVRKALNIPAENRFVAFNPEVNGLFEADIFNLTFFMPDSSVTLFKERADLGKVLFFDPILSDNNERSCASCHKPEMAFTDGLGKSMSFTLDQLPRNAPTIINSVFQPFQFWDSRVSSLEDQADSVIMNPNEMHGTSFEIVTERITASDEYIKLFNNAFPETIKHGIARKHIKSAIASYERTLIGLNSRFDKYMRGEKTAMSIQEINGFNVFMGKGRCGSCHYAPLFNGTLPPHFSISDHRSLGVPVKDTMTTYEIDADIGLQHSTRNPLFKSSFKVPTVRNAALTAPYMHNGIYQTLDQVVDFYNHGAGNKFRFRGLFLSILPDSLNLSSTEKKDLISFVHALTDTSGTRARPRHLPEIKGKHAVLNNRLIGGKF
- a CDS encoding PadR family transcriptional regulator, producing the protein MRRSDLGEFEEIVLLAVAALSTNAYTLTIAEDLERETGNVVTTGAVHAAMQRLEQKGYLRSAWGEATAERGGRRKRMYSVTALGGRILEESRAVRNRFWERILPAVRMEWN
- a CDS encoding ABC transporter permease, which translates into the protein MIRNYVKIALRSMWKSRTFSLVNLTGLVTGITACLLILQYVNFELSFDKFHQDGPRIYRIANDRFQQGKLVQHGTITYPAVGPAMVADFNEVESVTTMGYVGTFNLQKDKQIFQEKAIFADAQFLSMFTFPLLAGDARTALRAPRSIVISESSAKKIFRVSSADYASLIGKTLKVDTDNEPYEITAVMKDFPAASHLEFGALMSYETLSKTWGEWVKNSWQNSDMWHYVKLRPGADVAALERKLPAFSQRHFQGDKISGSVEKFSLQPLHRAHLFSDYEYEIGKVNSGKAVWTLLIIAAFILVIAWINYINLSTARSLERAREVGVRKVAGATSGQLIWQFMSESIILNLTAAVLSLVLTMFLQPTLNELVSRPLSLSLLLGQGFNGYYLPAILTGVFMTGIFLSGFYPAFALSGFKAIQVLKGTFKRSSQGIWVRKSLVVFQYTASIILIIGTFIIFQQLKFMREQKLGFNMDQVLVIRGPELTLWDSTAIDRLNAFKTELERIPAVQQASASGNIFGNRLGRSFNIKRVGSNDEKGVTLSSMAVDLDFFDTYKITKLAGRNFLATDSNVDGGKVKNTILNLAAVKLLGFNSAEEAINQKYVVNGREWEIVGVVSDFHQQSLKHAIEPIVFAPFYSMAGFFSMKMNAPEAEATIKQVKQKYDAFFPGNNFNYFFMDQKFNEQYKDDRIFGQISTFFSMLAVMIASLGIFGLSSYTIAQRTKEIGVRKVLGATVGSIVAMLSQDFIKLVLIAIVIGSPIAWYASRLWLEDFAYKIDIEWWMFAVASIVAIALAFATISSQAIKAALANPATTLKSE
- a CDS encoding ABC transporter permease; this encodes MKSKPRSADQKSDQPPRWLTLCLEWLVAPHLHEQVLGDLHERYARRIQLHGKLNAQRRYFIEAMSYMRPIFIRRQTNEYHSPFFLSTAMIKNYYKIAFRNLFKNKVISAINICGLALGILCCLFIFLWVQDENAVDHFLADEETLYAMYETTTTNGKVAGSYAAGFVLAPGSSRISFALEQIDKVIPEIKYQAYYATGYELPWGHPETFQVGDKKIKLEGSRAGEDFFKIFSYKLIEGTPETALKDIGGVAISRHMAEMFFGSPGKAMGQIMRHENRADFKVTAVFENLPRQSSLKFDYLFNWEAQKTKLEFASNEIRSYLKLTQDSDPVKVEAKINQYLATRLEKKKGIQQRAGLIPFYDQYLHSTFENGKPEGGRIEYVRIFTGVGLFILAIACINFMNLSTARSVKRAKEVGLRKVVGSSKISLASQFLGESLLFTFLAMLVAVAVVLLLLPSFNTLTGKDIQVPIAKPSFWIFLLALLVVTGLVAGSYPALYLSSLEPVRILKGVVRFTRGSLWFRQGLTVFQFTMSIVLLIATIVISGQTRFVQNKHLGYDRDNLVYIRIEGKLAARSNYLLFKERVSKLASVAMVDRSTEAPHDMGFSVADAVNWEGKEKNDAVYFSPASVGMDFVKLMNLKVVQGRGFSKEMATDSTDAFLINEEALRQMGMKDPIGKWISAWAKKGHIIGVLKDYHVQSMHEKIKPVVIDVKENEYFGVILIRTKPGKTTQALAGIGNIYKEANPDFPFNYQFLDQEFNKLYRSEQVIAKLSNLLAPLAIMISSLGLLGLALFSAEQRIKEIGIRKVLGASIAGVVSLLSKDFLKLVLIAICIATPVGWYLMNKWLQGFAYKIEMEWWVFAAAATLVMTIAILTVSFQSFKAALMNPVKSLRSE